In Aegilops tauschii subsp. strangulata cultivar AL8/78 chromosome 3, Aet v6.0, whole genome shotgun sequence, one genomic interval encodes:
- the LOC109738288 gene encoding fasciclin-like arabinogalactan protein 11 → MAARSGIVVVAAALLALVAVSQAQAPGPSATPAGPPNVTAILVKGGQYTTFMRLMKETQQDTQLNSQLNNSFNGNGYTVFAPTDNAFNNLKPGTLNSLTQQQQVSLVQAHILPQYYTMESFQTASNPVRTQASGEKEPITVNIVASNNQVNVTTGLVEVAVNNALSAVKPLAVYSLDKVLLPEALFGAKAPAPAPAASKGGKTKKGEAASGPAGSDDEATPTGAAGARAVSWGVAGMAALLGYLL, encoded by the coding sequence ATGGCGGCGAGGAGCGGCATTGTCGTCGTCGCGGCGGCGCTCTTGGCCCTGGTGGCGGTGTCGCAGGCACAGGCGCCGGGCCCCTCGGCGACGCCGGCCGGCCCGCCGAACGTGACGGCCATCCTGGTGAAGGGCGGGCAGTACACGACCTTCATGCGGCTGATGAAGGAGACGCAGCAGGACACGCAGCTCAACAGCCAGCTCAACAACTCCTTCAACGGCAACGGCTACACCGTGTTCGCGCCCACCGACAACGCcttcaacaacctcaagcccggcaCGCTCAACAGCCTCACCCAGCAGCAGCAGGTGTCGCTCGTCCAGGCCCACATCCTGCCCCAGTACTACACCATGGAGTCCTTCCAGACGGCCAGCAACCCCGTCCGCACCCAGGCCTCCGGCGAGAAGGAGCCCATCACGGTCAACATCGTCGCCAGCAACAACCAGGTCAACGTCACCACCGGCCTCGTCGAGGTCGCCGTCAACAACGCTCTCAGCGCCGTCAAGCCGCTCGCCGTCTACTCGCTCGACAAGGTGCTCCTCCCCGAAGCGCTGTTCGGGGCCAAGGCGCCggcgcccgcgcccgccgccTCCAAGGGGGGCAAGACCAAGAAGGGTGAGGCCGCCTCCGGGCCGGCCGGGTCAGACGACGAAGCGACGCCCACGGGCGCCGCGGGCGCCAGGGCCGTCAGTTGGGGCGTGGCTGGCATGGCCGCCCTTCTTGGCTACCTCTTGTGA